In a genomic window of Deinococcus aquiradiocola:
- a CDS encoding diacylglycerol/lipid kinase family protein, protein MTGQTPPPTIKRILVIFNPKSGSGDNTVLQCAAKLREAGCDVQERELEKDIPVTEYLKDVRAYDTVIAAGGDGTVSSVAYAMRYTNVPLLAYPAGTANLIALNLELPEDPSRLAEIVLAAHAVRIDLGELKVGDQTHGFAMLAGAGADASMIRESEELKPKFGALAYAMSAMRQVNPKKTTFHMTVDGEERSAEGIGVMIANFGKANFGLPITSDISPSDGRFTVVVLRAGNVFQLLPNLIDSVRSKLNLGDPMFGSGNIETFEATEIHVQSDEPFPLQYDGELHVETTPFSAKVLPGAIRFVTPARTATLKT, encoded by the coding sequence ATGACTGGTCAAACTCCCCCCCCCACCATCAAGCGAATACTGGTCATCTTCAATCCCAAATCCGGCAGTGGCGACAACACCGTCCTGCAATGCGCCGCGAAACTCCGCGAGGCGGGATGCGACGTGCAGGAACGCGAGCTGGAAAAGGACATCCCCGTCACCGAGTACCTGAAGGACGTCCGGGCGTACGACACGGTCATCGCGGCCGGGGGAGACGGCACCGTCAGCAGCGTCGCGTACGCCATGCGGTACACGAACGTCCCGCTGCTCGCGTACCCGGCCGGAACCGCGAACCTCATCGCGCTGAACCTCGAACTGCCCGAAGATCCCTCCCGGCTCGCCGAGATCGTCCTCGCGGCACACGCCGTTCGCATCGACCTCGGCGAACTGAAGGTCGGCGACCAGACGCACGGCTTCGCCATGCTCGCCGGAGCGGGCGCCGACGCCAGCATGATCAGGGAAAGCGAGGAACTCAAACCGAAATTCGGGGCGCTCGCGTACGCCATGAGCGCCATGCGGCAGGTCAACCCAAAGAAGACCACCTTCCACATGACCGTCGACGGCGAGGAACGCAGCGCCGAAGGGATCGGCGTGATGATCGCGAACTTCGGGAAGGCGAATTTCGGGCTGCCCATCACCAGCGACATCAGCCCCAGCGACGGCAGGTTCACGGTCGTCGTCCTGCGTGCCGGGAACGTGTTCCAGCTCCTCCCGAACCTCATCGACAGCGTCCGCAGCAAACTGAACCTCGGGGACCCCATGTTCGGCAGCGGCAACATCGAGACCTTCGAAGCGACCGAGATCCACGTGCAGAGCGACGAACCGTTCCCGCTGCAGTACGACGGCGAACTGCACGTCGAGACGACGCCGTTCAGTGCCAAGGTCCTGCCGGGCGCCATCCGGTTCGTCACGCCCGCCCGGACCGCGACCCTCAAAACCTGA
- a CDS encoding CBS domain-containing protein: protein MLVKDAMHPQAVTIHPHRSLPDAVVTMRTLDVNRLPVVMDGELVGLLTQAEVVRNLPPLHDGLSPWEFTYRAGMVRVSEVMCRPVLTVLEESALEDAVRVMLDRRVGGLPVLNDDGVLVGMLTRGDVLQALLGARAEAWGVVDLHMSSPAITVTPDLPVRDAAARLRITKLRVLPVVHDGRLEGVLHEMDLHAALERASSGHGETLLGERFFLEGLRVADLMRHESVGVHGGMSLRDAVVAMRRAGVYGLPVTDDAGRLLGVLTVSDVLRALLGQLKVHPA from the coding sequence ATGCTCGTGAAGGATGCCATGCACCCGCAGGCCGTCACCATCCACCCGCACCGGTCCCTGCCGGACGCGGTCGTCACCATGCGGACCCTGGACGTGAACCGGTTGCCGGTCGTGATGGACGGTGAACTGGTGGGGCTCCTCACGCAGGCCGAGGTGGTCCGGAACCTGCCGCCGCTGCACGACGGGCTGAGCCCGTGGGAGTTCACGTACCGGGCGGGCATGGTGCGGGTGTCGGAGGTGATGTGCCGTCCGGTGCTGACGGTGCTGGAGGAGTCGGCGCTGGAGGACGCGGTGCGGGTGATGCTGGACCGGCGCGTGGGTGGCCTGCCGGTCCTGAACGACGACGGGGTGCTGGTGGGCATGCTGACGCGCGGCGACGTGCTGCAGGCCCTGCTGGGCGCGCGGGCGGAGGCGTGGGGCGTGGTGGACCTGCACATGTCGTCCCCGGCGATCACGGTCACGCCGGACTTGCCGGTCCGTGACGCGGCGGCGCGGCTACGGATCACGAAGCTGAGGGTGCTGCCGGTCGTGCATGATGGTCGGCTGGAGGGCGTGCTGCACGAGATGGACCTGCACGCGGCGCTGGAGCGGGCGTCGTCCGGGCACGGCGAGACGCTGCTCGGCGAGCGGTTCTTTCTGGAGGGGTTGCGGGTCGCGGACCTGATGCGGCACGAGTCGGTCGGTGTGCATGGGGGGATGTCACTCCGGGACGCGGTGGTCGCCATGCGCCGGGCGGGCGTGTACGGGCTGCCCGTGACGGACGACGCGGGCCGACTGCTGGGCGTGCTGACGGTCAGTGACGTGCTGCGGGCGCTGCTGGGGCAGCTGAAGGTCCACCCGGCCTGA